The following proteins are encoded in a genomic region of Candidatus Baltobacteraceae bacterium:
- a CDS encoding zinc-binding alcohol dehydrogenase family protein: protein MKAAVVKAPGAIPEYAEFTDPGTEEGYELVDLVAAGLHPIVRSLAAGRHYGSTGSWPLIPGIDAVARTVAGDLVYTGFVRPPYGTFAQRMAVPKRMRAALPPGADPVQVAGGLNPGLSSWLPLNARVTELGAIGAVLILGVTGMAGSLAVQHARLLGASAVIGVGRNPSALRRAAEFGAKTVALTGDREGDTEALVRALDGAEPSIVLDYLWASAAETAFAALARRGLDEDTANIAYVQIGAMAGPDAVVPAALLRSRRIRISGSGAGSASIADIMAQLPRYLQLIADGKIVVPTQTFALSSISEAWSAPAESARRIVIVP from the coding sequence GTGAAGGCCGCCGTCGTGAAAGCCCCGGGCGCGATTCCCGAATACGCTGAGTTCACCGATCCCGGCACCGAAGAAGGCTATGAACTGGTCGATCTCGTCGCGGCCGGCCTTCATCCTATCGTGCGCTCGCTGGCGGCGGGGCGTCACTACGGCAGTACCGGTTCTTGGCCGCTCATCCCCGGCATCGACGCTGTCGCGCGCACCGTTGCCGGCGATCTAGTCTACACGGGTTTTGTTCGTCCGCCGTATGGGACGTTTGCGCAGCGAATGGCCGTGCCAAAAAGGATGCGCGCCGCTCTGCCCCCGGGAGCGGATCCGGTGCAGGTCGCCGGAGGGCTGAATCCCGGGCTTTCGTCATGGCTGCCGCTGAACGCGCGCGTAACGGAGCTTGGTGCGATAGGCGCTGTGCTTATTCTCGGGGTGACCGGCATGGCCGGATCGCTCGCGGTTCAACATGCTCGATTGCTCGGAGCATCCGCGGTCATAGGAGTTGGGCGAAATCCGTCCGCGCTTCGACGCGCCGCGGAGTTTGGTGCAAAGACCGTCGCGCTTACGGGCGACCGTGAAGGCGATACCGAGGCGCTCGTCCGTGCGCTCGATGGTGCCGAGCCCAGCATCGTGCTCGACTATCTCTGGGCGAGCGCAGCGGAAACCGCATTCGCGGCTTTGGCAAGGCGCGGACTCGACGAGGACACGGCAAACATCGCGTACGTTCAAATCGGTGCGATGGCCGGTCCCGACGCCGTCGTTCCCGCCGCACTCTTACGAAGCCGCCGCATTCGTATTTCCGGAAGCGGCGCCGGCTCGGCCTCGATCGCCGATATCATGGCCCAACTCCCGCGCTACCTGCAGCTCATCGCCGACGGAAAAATCGTGGTCCCTACACAAACCTTCGCGCTCTCATCGATCAGCGAAGCATGGAGCGCGCCGGCCGAGAGCGCGCGCCGAATCGTCATCGTTCCTTAG
- a CDS encoding dihydrofolate reductase family protein gives MSKLIYIVNTSLDGYIEDASGSFDWVNPDQVHAFITELLRPMGTYLYGRRLYETMAYWDAPAIEDYPPEHRDFARVWQKAEKVVFSRTLTTAATRNTRIERDFDPEAIRKLKRESEHDINIGGAELAGLALEADLVDECHLFLNPVIVGGGKPAFRPGLRRSLELLETRHFDTGVIHVHHRMRSAIPVAEARAEASDGV, from the coding sequence ATGTCGAAACTGATTTACATCGTCAATACATCGCTCGACGGGTACATCGAGGACGCGTCGGGTTCTTTCGATTGGGTCAACCCCGATCAAGTCCACGCGTTCATCACCGAGTTGCTGCGGCCGATGGGAACCTATCTCTACGGACGACGGCTCTACGAAACGATGGCCTACTGGGATGCGCCGGCGATCGAGGACTATCCACCCGAACATCGCGACTTCGCGCGGGTCTGGCAGAAGGCCGAGAAGGTCGTCTTTTCGCGGACGCTGACAACCGCCGCGACCCGCAACACGCGTATCGAGCGGGACTTCGACCCCGAGGCCATTCGGAAGCTCAAGCGCGAATCGGAGCACGACATCAACATCGGCGGCGCGGAGCTTGCGGGGCTTGCGCTCGAAGCCGATCTCGTCGACGAATGTCACCTGTTTCTCAACCCGGTGATCGTGGGCGGTGGAAAGCCGGCATTCCGGCCGGGCTTACGCCGGAGCCTCGAACTCCTCGAGACGCGCCATTTCGACACCGGGGTCATCCACGTGCACCATCGCATGCGAAGCGCTATTCCGGTCGCCGAGGCAAGGGCTGAGGCGTCGGACGGAGTGTAA
- a CDS encoding nuclear transport factor 2 family protein, with the protein MSVAENKDVIRRIYAAMEQGDTSVFGAHVHPDYVWRIAGQCSWSGTFEGREAILRDLIRPLFARFATTYKAKLKNVIGEDDFVVAEVDGDVVTKDGGRYNNNYCFVFRFRGNKIAEVVEYADTDLEERVLGRYDDALVNPN; encoded by the coding sequence ATGAGTGTTGCTGAAAACAAGGACGTCATAAGGCGCATTTATGCGGCGATGGAACAGGGTGACACGAGCGTGTTTGGCGCCCACGTTCATCCCGATTACGTTTGGCGTATCGCCGGTCAATGCAGTTGGTCGGGCACGTTCGAGGGGCGAGAAGCAATCCTTCGCGACCTCATCCGGCCACTCTTCGCCCGTTTTGCAACGACCTACAAGGCAAAACTCAAGAACGTGATTGGCGAGGATGATTTTGTTGTCGCTGAAGTCGACGGCGACGTCGTTACCAAGGACGGGGGCCGCTATAACAACAACTACTGCTTCGTATTCAGGTTTCGCGGCAACAAAATTGCCGAGGTTGTCGAATACGCTGACACCGATCTCGAAGAGCGTGTTCTTGGCCGGTATGATGACGCGTTAGTGAACCCCAACTGA
- a CDS encoding TMEM175 family protein, with translation MTPTRLEQFADGIFAISATLLVLNFAVPVLGGANNGALVHALASQWPKLLAFLLSFFIIVNYWRLHSAMFHDVRILDHKTIMLNTAFLVVAAFIPYATNVAGTYPTLPAAAVLYSIVLLTGALLGFFMARHLIESGAYNADVPPEQARATYRRIRFSLYIRVVGLISAFFLPIVSYLIYWVMIIYFLSFSAIDNLST, from the coding sequence ATGACGCCCACCCGGCTCGAGCAGTTTGCGGACGGAATCTTCGCCATTTCGGCGACGCTGCTCGTTTTGAATTTCGCCGTCCCGGTGCTCGGCGGCGCGAACAATGGGGCGCTCGTGCACGCGCTGGCATCCCAGTGGCCCAAGCTGCTGGCCTTTCTCTTGAGCTTTTTCATCATCGTGAACTACTGGCGGCTGCACAGCGCGATGTTCCACGACGTGCGCATCCTCGACCACAAGACGATCATGTTGAACACGGCGTTCCTGGTTGTGGCTGCCTTCATCCCGTATGCAACGAACGTGGCGGGAACGTATCCGACGCTTCCGGCGGCCGCGGTTTTGTATTCCATCGTACTATTGACCGGCGCGCTCCTCGGTTTCTTCATGGCGCGCCACCTCATCGAAAGCGGCGCGTACAACGCGGACGTGCCGCCCGAACAGGCGCGCGCGACCTATCGCCGTATCCGATTCTCGCTCTATATCCGCGTGGTCGGCCTCATCTCCGCGTTCTTCTTGCCGATCGTGTCGTACCTGATTTACTGGGTGATGATCATCTACTTCTTGTCGTTCAGCGCCATCGACAACCTGAGTACCTAG
- a CDS encoding tail fiber protein, which produces MEPQIGQIVLCAFPSQLFDFLVCDGSEQSSGTYEGLSTILNTYTDNYLAFLLPNLTLPSPLSESSGSWQICAIGAYPPYNANSALVGELDLFATGPATYGGTNYYPCNGSILDTPPNPGLYAVIGDQFGGNNNAFSLPTLAAPQGTNLPTGLAYGICASGLWPPGPALASTIGTLQLLPTLASGSGTTWPASYVPCNGQALAIADYLALYSVIGTTFGGGSGTFNVPSVAAPAHMFWAIVANGVMPSFQNEPT; this is translated from the coding sequence ATGGAGCCGCAAATCGGGCAGATAGTGCTCTGCGCGTTCCCGTCCCAACTTTTCGACTTTCTCGTGTGTGACGGATCGGAACAGTCATCCGGCACTTACGAGGGCCTTTCCACGATCTTAAACACGTATACGGATAACTATCTTGCGTTTCTTCTGCCGAACCTCACGCTGCCGTCGCCGTTATCGGAATCGAGCGGAAGTTGGCAAATCTGCGCGATCGGCGCATACCCCCCGTACAATGCCAACTCGGCGCTCGTCGGAGAACTCGACCTTTTCGCGACCGGACCAGCTACGTATGGCGGAACCAATTACTACCCATGCAACGGCTCGATTCTTGATACACCGCCCAACCCAGGGCTCTACGCCGTGATCGGCGATCAATTCGGCGGCAACAACAACGCATTTTCGCTTCCAACGCTGGCTGCGCCGCAGGGCACAAATCTTCCAACCGGTCTGGCTTACGGGATTTGCGCGAGCGGATTGTGGCCGCCCGGGCCTGCGCTCGCGTCGACCATCGGGACGCTGCAATTGTTGCCTACACTTGCTAGCGGCTCGGGCACGACGTGGCCGGCATCGTACGTGCCGTGCAACGGACAAGCGCTCGCCATCGCCGATTACTTGGCGCTGTATTCGGTCATCGGCACAACCTTCGGCGGCGGTTCCGGCACGTTCAATGTCCCGTCAGTCGCTGCACCCGCGCACATGTTCTGGGCGATCGTGGCGAATGGCGTGATGCCGAGCTTTCAAAACGAGCCGACCTGA
- a CDS encoding VOC family protein → MKVKLGTVWHFSLAVRDPEKSAQFWTKNFDLREMFRSDEAIAVTNDAIIIGFFKGTPHPDTIDHISLHLENMRALREALETLKKNRVDLEDPGDEIGPTSPGSPHMGLWFHDPDGYRWELSVQNAAGER, encoded by the coding sequence GTGAAAGTAAAACTCGGCACGGTCTGGCATTTCAGCCTTGCCGTCAGAGACCCGGAGAAAAGCGCGCAGTTTTGGACCAAGAACTTCGATCTGCGGGAAATGTTCCGGTCCGATGAGGCCATCGCGGTAACGAACGACGCGATCATCATCGGGTTCTTCAAAGGCACACCACACCCGGACACGATCGACCACATATCGCTTCACCTCGAGAACATGCGCGCGCTGCGCGAAGCGCTCGAAACGTTGAAGAAAAACCGCGTAGACCTCGAAGATCCGGGCGACGAGATCGGCCCAACATCGCCGGGCTCGCCGCATATGGGCCTGTGGTTTCACGATCCGGACGGGTACCGCTGGGAGCTCTCGGTTCAGAACGCCGCCGGCGAACGCTAA
- a CDS encoding IS256 family transposase, translating into MADYDVTLSESLMPDLLERPNALAQLVESALQQVLETQIREHLSADRYERNDDRSGYRNGYRERQLYTRVGPIALRVPQTRDGGFSSEIFARYRRSEQAFVLGLMEMVVNGVSTRKVSEITEALCGTSFSKSTVSRLATGLDARVNAFISRRLDDAYPFVIVDALFTKARCDDRVSSKAILIAGGVRADGFRDILGLAIGDVESFATWNELFGSLKKRGLHGVDFVVSDDHAGLVEAVNKNFIGASWQRCQVHLMRNALGHCPNRERTTFAAAMKLIFSSTDIVDARRHRDELAKRFAKTAAKAVACLENGFDDAMAVMALPEKYRRRLRTTNMMERLNQEVRRRERVIRVFPNEASAIRLIGALLAEMSETWQERVYLDMGDYHEWVAERNLPTKEKTRAA; encoded by the coding sequence GTGGCCGATTACGATGTTACCCTATCCGAATCGCTGATGCCAGACCTCCTCGAGCGCCCCAACGCCCTGGCGCAGCTGGTCGAGAGCGCGCTGCAGCAGGTCCTCGAGACGCAGATCCGCGAGCATCTCTCTGCCGATCGCTACGAGCGCAATGACGACCGGTCCGGCTATCGCAACGGATACCGCGAGCGCCAGCTGTACACGCGCGTCGGCCCGATTGCGCTACGCGTTCCGCAAACGCGCGATGGGGGCTTTTCAAGCGAGATTTTCGCGCGGTATCGGCGCAGTGAACAAGCTTTTGTTCTCGGTCTCATGGAAATGGTGGTCAACGGCGTTTCAACGCGCAAGGTCAGCGAGATCACCGAAGCGCTGTGCGGCACGTCGTTTTCGAAATCAACAGTCAGCCGGCTTGCGACGGGCTTGGACGCCCGCGTCAACGCGTTTATCTCTCGGCGGCTTGATGACGCGTATCCGTTCGTGATCGTCGACGCGCTTTTCACCAAAGCCCGCTGCGACGATCGCGTTTCCAGCAAGGCGATCTTGATCGCCGGGGGCGTCCGTGCCGACGGTTTCCGCGATATCTTGGGCTTAGCGATCGGCGACGTCGAGAGCTTTGCGACCTGGAACGAGCTTTTCGGGTCACTCAAGAAACGCGGCTTACATGGCGTCGATTTCGTGGTTTCCGACGATCACGCCGGGCTGGTCGAAGCCGTGAACAAGAATTTCATCGGCGCGAGTTGGCAACGCTGCCAGGTACATCTGATGCGCAACGCGCTCGGGCATTGCCCGAACCGGGAGCGCACCACATTTGCGGCGGCGATGAAACTGATTTTCTCGTCGACCGACATCGTTGACGCGCGCCGGCACCGCGACGAACTTGCGAAACGCTTTGCGAAGACGGCGGCCAAGGCGGTGGCCTGTTTGGAAAACGGCTTTGACGACGCCATGGCGGTGATGGCGTTGCCCGAGAAGTATCGTCGCCGGCTACGAACGACAAACATGATGGAGCGGCTCAATCAAGAAGTCCGTCGGCGCGAACGCGTGATTCGCGTCTTTCCGAACGAGGCGTCGGCAATTCGTTTGATCGGCGCACTGCTCGCCGAGATGAGTGAGACGTGGCAAGAACGCGTCTACCTCGACATGGGCGACTACCATGAGTGGGTCGCCGAGCGAAATCTGCCGACCAAGGAGAAAACGAGAGCGGCGTAA
- a CDS encoding TIR domain-containing protein, with the protein MTGNDINAIIDDFPIEVAPGSKTDRIDDFLKAYRTDVSTFLDALSAIAHPNNFSVFAQDSIDSEVKTAMAADGLPIEWTPNGYRLTIPLEVPSSNAYDLDDPKSPVRNSEYEEEQSVDYFALDTEVPDTKSVDRSKVFVIYGRDRRYREFFAFLRAIGLHPLEWNTIVQDMGESSPYTLDVVKHGLSIAQAFVAFVTPDEHATLLPSLTAGNDSMGDKERDQPRPNVLIELGMALALAQRRTLVIFVGTAALGSDVAGINGIIFDGEAASRHSVAERLRAVGCAVNTSGLDWLDAGSFKS; encoded by the coding sequence ATGACGGGGAACGACATCAACGCAATCATTGACGATTTCCCCATAGAGGTCGCTCCTGGCAGTAAGACGGACCGAATTGACGATTTCCTTAAAGCCTACCGTACTGATGTCTCGACATTCTTGGACGCGCTCTCTGCGATAGCGCATCCAAATAATTTTAGCGTCTTCGCTCAGGACAGTATTGATTCCGAGGTCAAGACTGCAATGGCGGCGGACGGCCTTCCAATCGAGTGGACCCCAAACGGCTATAGGCTGACGATTCCTCTGGAAGTGCCGTCGTCCAACGCATACGATCTTGACGATCCCAAGAGTCCGGTTCGCAACTCTGAATATGAGGAAGAACAATCAGTGGATTATTTTGCGTTGGATACCGAAGTGCCAGACACGAAGAGCGTTGATCGCAGCAAGGTATTCGTCATTTATGGGCGGGATCGCAGGTATCGGGAATTCTTCGCATTCCTCCGCGCAATTGGACTCCATCCACTGGAATGGAACACAATCGTGCAAGATATGGGCGAAAGTTCGCCGTACACTCTCGACGTAGTAAAGCACGGGTTGTCCATAGCCCAGGCCTTTGTGGCTTTTGTAACGCCGGACGAGCACGCCACATTGCTGCCGTCTCTTACCGCTGGGAACGATTCTATGGGCGACAAAGAACGAGATCAGCCGCGGCCGAATGTTCTCATTGAGCTGGGTATGGCACTCGCCCTCGCACAGCGGAGGACGCTCGTTATTTTTGTTGGAACCGCTGCACTCGGCTCCGATGTTGCTGGCATAAACGGCATAATTTTCGATGGGGAGGCAGCCTCGCGTCATTCTGTTGCGGAACGCCTCCGCGCAGTCGGCTGCGCTGTTAATACTTCGGGCCTTGACTGGTTAGACGCTGGATCATTCAAGAGCTAA
- a CDS encoding collagen-like protein: MGLKRSDFILSTGAACATTAMWPIRSSAIALADQFSRYSDNSKLVLEAIDITLSPDLVVPSLDLYVYADAITVTGNLALPSRKIVLFARRITFEHNAVVDVSGSDALQQTPARASDGITPGSNGAGGTLILPPPNHAGSITLYCDIFAAPPTSRLVANGGRGAPGQPGGYGAKGAHGANGANGCFGNPSAGPGATGGNGGHGEDGGPGGNGGNVLVIAASSMSAVEVAVSGGSGGAAGAGGSPGAGGDGGAGGPLGSFHRINQGPGSLGQPVCGNVTGNAPNAPPGNAGTPGPNGQDGPSGATGSTRLERLAIETFGSHASYSQLLIELKQARLYYYNGDTATAAAMLKWVSALAAHNSANATGDASAGSWSAVQAQTKALLANLDLGLDVYGYSPTFIPTNDLQSLETLMQQLITASFQLEASYNSFYAENQSANVKAGALASTVSSLQAQIQVLSQNLTATVTQSNSIQDSIRQLTASLDAQKTALTTADQNFRLAATRLAPGCNFLTLLETLEAMLVTGAGVPGAAADLLGVADAASTELSSIPGTIKTLTAVTKDVSTIASAVKSLSSKFANDDAKLTISEQDFDAVLQPYLGLQEAIAYRDLMQEYIATVKSRNQALLDFTGCQLQITTVTGQIKQKQAQVSQAQQDVALNADPTLPRAQAIVSTALDDSKLLCLQTLYARERVADYLNASKIALGVDTSTVSLISLADSNVSQQLQSIEQSHETNDNVPFGARPGSGVAAFTVAVPTSRESLQRFRNTGMISFEVTADQFRGWSFVRLSGARPVVAGIISHDEVVSIDIIHHGRSYVIDETGKSYLYSHNPRFTTAKFLAATGESLDEYWENLEVNGSPFLSPLAAWSIVVSNSENPAVDLLGVSAVSIEFVGVHGSQE; the protein is encoded by the coding sequence ATGGGCCTTAAGCGTTCCGATTTCATCCTATCGACCGGGGCCGCCTGCGCCACGACGGCGATGTGGCCCATTCGTTCGAGCGCGATCGCTCTCGCGGATCAATTCAGTCGATACAGCGACAACTCGAAACTAGTACTCGAGGCGATTGACATCACGCTATCACCCGACCTCGTTGTTCCTTCGCTCGATCTCTATGTTTATGCTGACGCGATCACCGTAACTGGAAACCTCGCACTTCCAAGCCGAAAAATTGTCCTGTTCGCACGGCGCATAACTTTCGAGCACAACGCCGTCGTTGACGTGTCCGGCTCAGACGCCCTTCAGCAAACACCGGCACGCGCGTCCGATGGTATTACTCCCGGATCGAATGGCGCAGGCGGAACTCTGATTCTGCCCCCTCCAAACCACGCCGGCAGTATCACACTCTATTGCGACATCTTCGCAGCGCCGCCGACGTCTCGTCTCGTCGCAAACGGCGGACGAGGCGCTCCCGGACAACCCGGCGGCTACGGCGCAAAGGGCGCTCATGGCGCAAACGGCGCCAACGGCTGCTTTGGAAATCCAAGTGCCGGTCCGGGTGCTACCGGCGGTAATGGCGGCCACGGAGAAGATGGCGGCCCCGGCGGAAATGGCGGAAACGTTCTTGTCATCGCGGCGTCGTCGATGTCAGCGGTAGAGGTCGCCGTTTCGGGCGGTAGCGGTGGTGCTGCGGGAGCGGGTGGAAGCCCCGGCGCCGGAGGTGACGGCGGCGCCGGCGGCCCGCTTGGAAGCTTTCATCGCATAAACCAAGGCCCGGGGTCTTTGGGACAACCCGTTTGCGGCAACGTTACCGGTAATGCACCGAATGCGCCTCCTGGCAATGCCGGAACGCCTGGCCCAAACGGGCAGGACGGACCGTCTGGCGCGACCGGCTCCACGCGACTTGAGCGATTGGCGATCGAAACCTTTGGAAGTCACGCAAGCTACTCGCAGCTCCTTATCGAGCTGAAACAGGCCCGGCTGTACTACTACAACGGCGACACTGCCACCGCCGCGGCGATGCTCAAGTGGGTTAGTGCTTTGGCTGCTCATAATTCCGCGAACGCCACTGGGGATGCATCAGCGGGCAGCTGGTCGGCGGTGCAAGCGCAGACGAAGGCGCTTCTTGCCAATCTGGATCTCGGTCTGGACGTTTACGGATATTCACCAACGTTTATTCCGACAAACGATCTGCAGTCGTTGGAAACGTTGATGCAGCAACTCATTACGGCATCGTTTCAGCTTGAGGCAAGTTACAACAGCTTCTACGCCGAGAATCAGAGCGCAAACGTCAAGGCAGGAGCCCTCGCCTCGACAGTGAGCTCGCTCCAGGCCCAGATCCAAGTTCTCTCACAGAACCTTACGGCAACCGTAACACAGTCGAACAGCATCCAAGACTCGATTCGTCAATTGACCGCGTCGCTTGACGCGCAGAAGACCGCTCTTACCACCGCTGACCAGAACTTCAGACTTGCCGCAACACGCCTGGCCCCCGGCTGCAACTTTCTCACGCTCCTCGAAACTCTGGAAGCTATGCTCGTAACTGGCGCTGGCGTCCCCGGCGCTGCAGCTGACCTTCTTGGTGTGGCGGACGCCGCGAGCACCGAGCTTTCAAGTATTCCCGGGACGATCAAGACCCTCACTGCGGTGACAAAAGACGTCTCAACCATTGCATCGGCCGTCAAGTCATTGTCCTCAAAGTTCGCAAACGACGACGCGAAACTTACAATTAGTGAGCAAGATTTTGATGCCGTTCTTCAGCCTTATCTTGGTCTCCAAGAGGCTATCGCATACAGAGATCTCATGCAGGAATATATCGCCACTGTGAAGTCTCGCAATCAGGCCTTGCTCGACTTTACCGGCTGCCAGCTGCAGATTACGACTGTTACCGGGCAGATAAAACAAAAGCAGGCGCAAGTGTCGCAAGCGCAGCAGGACGTAGCGCTTAACGCAGACCCGACGCTGCCCCGCGCCCAGGCGATCGTCTCGACCGCGCTCGATGATTCAAAACTTCTATGCCTTCAAACGCTTTACGCGAGAGAGCGCGTTGCCGATTACCTCAACGCATCCAAAATAGCGCTTGGCGTCGACACATCAACAGTCTCGCTGATTTCCCTGGCCGATTCGAACGTCTCGCAGCAGCTTCAATCGATAGAGCAATCGCACGAAACCAACGACAACGTTCCCTTTGGCGCGCGGCCGGGTTCCGGAGTGGCGGCGTTCACGGTCGCGGTCCCTACATCGCGCGAATCGTTGCAGCGTTTCCGAAATACAGGTATGATTTCGTTCGAGGTAACGGCGGACCAATTTCGCGGCTGGTCATTCGTGCGCCTAAGCGGAGCTCGCCCGGTGGTAGCTGGGATAATTTCGCACGATGAGGTAGTCTCCATTGACATCATACACCACGGGCGATCATACGTAATTGACGAAACGGGAAAGAGCTATCTCTACTCGCATAACCCGCGATTCACAACCGCGAAGTTTCTCGCAGCCACCGGGGAATCGCTCGACGAGTACTGGGAAAACCTCGAGGTCAACGGAAGTCCGTTTTTAAGCCCTCTTGCGGCGTGGTCGATCGTCGTTTCGAACAGCGAAAACCCGGCAGTTGACCTATTGGGCGTCTCTGCTGTTTCGATCGAATTCGTAGGCGTTCACGGGAGCCAGGAGTAA